A window from Indicator indicator isolate 239-I01 chromosome 27, UM_Iind_1.1, whole genome shotgun sequence encodes these proteins:
- the VGLL2 gene encoding transcription cofactor vestigial-like protein 2 isoform X1 yields the protein MSCLDVMYQVYGPPQHYFAAAYSPFHQKLSFYSKMQEAPESGSSAGTSSSFSSHPAANIKEEDCSPEKERPPEAEYLSSRCVLFTYFQGDISAVVDEHFSRALSQPSSFSLGSAKAARNAGSWRDGSFPMIQRSFPPSFWNSTYQPSSVTATLSSPLAAAAHSELPFAATDPYAPASLHGHLHQGGPEPWHHAHHHHHHHHPPYIGTQSTAYPRPAAMHEVYGPHFDPRYSSLLVPTASVRPHRLTPASVPTPVSPPCELGKSEVSAAAAWTTPGPFPSTAGDMAQSLGLNVDAARRYSFCGGSLLS from the exons ATGAGCTGTTTGGATGTTATGTACCAAGTCTACGGCCCTCCCCAGCACTACTTTGCAGCCGCCTACAGCCCCTTTCACCAG AAACTCTCCTTTTACTCCAAAATGCAAGAAGCTCCGGAGAGCGGCAGCAGCGCCggcaccagcagctccttctcaaGCCACCCCGCGGCCAACATCAAGGAGGAGGACTGCAGTCCCGAGAAGGAGCGACCTCCCGAGGCCGAGTACCTCAGCTCCCGCTGCGTTCTCTTCACCTACTTCCAGGGGGACATCAGCGCCGTGGTGGACGAGCACTTCAGCCGGGCgctcagccagcccagcagcttctccctcgGCAGCGCCAAGGCGGCGCGGAACGCCGGCTCCTGGAGGG ATGGCTCCTTCCCAATGATCCAGCGCAGCTTCCCGCCGTCCTTCTGGAACAGCACATACCAGCCCTCCTCGGTCACAGCCACCCTGAGCAGccccctggcagctgctgcccacagtgaGCTGCCCTTTGCTGCTACCGACCCCTACGCACCTGCTTCTCTGCACGGCCACTTACACCAGGGTGGCCCTGAGCCCTGGCACCATgcccaccatcaccaccaccaccatcacccccCCTACATCGGGACACAGAGCACTGCCTACCCTCGCCCTGCTGCCATGCATGAGGTCTATGGACCCCACTTTGACCCTCGCTACAGCTCGCTCCTGGTACCCACCGCCTCAGTACGCCCCCACCGCCTCACCCCTGCCTCCGTGCCTACGCCAGTCAGCCCACCCTGTGAACTGGGCAAGAGCGAGGTGAgcgctgctgcagcctggacaACACCcggacccttccccagcacagcaggggacATGGCACAGAGCCTCGGCCTCAATGTGGATGCAG CTCGCCGTTACTCCTTCTGTGGTGGATCCCTTCTGAGCTGA
- the VGLL2 gene encoding transcription cofactor vestigial-like protein 2 isoform X2 has translation MSCLDVMYQVYGPPQHYFAAAYSPFHQKLSFYSKMQEAPESGSSAGTSSSFSSHPAANIKEEDCSPEKERPPEAEYLSSRCVLFTYFQGDISAVVDEHFSRALSQPSSFSLGSAKAARNAGSWRARRYSFCGGSLLS, from the exons ATGAGCTGTTTGGATGTTATGTACCAAGTCTACGGCCCTCCCCAGCACTACTTTGCAGCCGCCTACAGCCCCTTTCACCAG AAACTCTCCTTTTACTCCAAAATGCAAGAAGCTCCGGAGAGCGGCAGCAGCGCCggcaccagcagctccttctcaaGCCACCCCGCGGCCAACATCAAGGAGGAGGACTGCAGTCCCGAGAAGGAGCGACCTCCCGAGGCCGAGTACCTCAGCTCCCGCTGCGTTCTCTTCACCTACTTCCAGGGGGACATCAGCGCCGTGGTGGACGAGCACTTCAGCCGGGCgctcagccagcccagcagcttctccctcgGCAGCGCCAAGGCGGCGCGGAACGCCGGCTCCTGGAGGG CTCGCCGTTACTCCTTCTGTGGTGGATCCCTTCTGAGCTGA